The region GATTTCTGCTGCCTCAGCTCTAGTTACTGAGTGGGATGAGCTGTGACAGGGGACAGTGGAGGGATCAGACCCAGAAACATTATTACCAGGTGTACGTGAATTTCCAGTAGGTGGAGACTCCATCAATCTCATCAGGGCAAGCCCCAGAGGGAAAGTACAATGAGCAGCCGTGGTTCATCTTACTCCAGAAGAAAGGGACCAGACCCAGCACAGTGCAGGAAATGGAGCCAGGGGTTGGTCTGGATTGGGTGTGGTGTGGGGTCTGTGTGGTGTGATCCAGGGGAAGCCATGGAAGAGGTGAGGTCTGGACAGACTCTATCCCCATAAACCCCCACATCAAACTGTGGGAGGGGCTAGGTACAACACAATATTCACTGTTGCTTTTCCCTTGCATATAGTGGCTCAGTGTCACAAGGATAGGCAATTGGCCtctgatggggtgtacaaaccccacctGGGTCTGGAAGGGGTTAACCAGTGGCTTGAGGCTAATGCATCATGCTCTGCTACACCTGGCTTGTCTGGGAAGCTTGAGAAGGGAGTTTAAAAGGGGGAAACCCAGAAATTGGAGGCTGTCCTGGCCAGGCCACGAGCTGCTTTAGGGTGGCAAGGAGCCTGGCTAGGTATGGGTACTGACCAGGCACTTCAGACTGCGTGAGGTCTTGGGCAGTGAGATGGATACCAATGGATGGGGCTGGCATTAGGACACTTTATAGCAACTGGGGTGGGCCTGCAAGGAAGGGGCCACCACCAGAGTCTGGCTGGGCTGAAGACTTGGTTCTGTTGCTATTTTACATCAGACTTTAAGTGGACTCTGAGGCCTCAGAAGGGTGGGACTCTGAAAGGAGGCCGGGCTAGAGGGTCAAGGCACTGTGATGACCAGAGAAGGTCAGAGAAGATCCTGGGGAAATGGGGCAGAGATGCTACAATAACACTTCTGGCCATGAGGGGGTATGCTGGGCAGCACCTTTGTGACAGGGCCCCAGACTTGCCCTGCAGGGAATCCCCTCTTGGACCAATCTCCATTCTGTCCTTGGCCAGCCTGTAGAGACTGTGAGCAAGAAGCTCAATTAATTCAGTTGTGATGGTGTTGTTTTTGGTATGGACTGAGTGGGGACTAGACTCATGGCACAGAGCCAGAAAACAGTTGTCAGATGGTAGCAATATTTAGTCACAACTGTCGTCTCAGGATACAACTTGGGGACTTGAAATATTTCAAGTGATCAGTacactaatcatagaatcatagaatatcagtagtataagggccctaccatcaatcaaaccctgaccccgccccttgacccctcagccccgcccccttgacccctcagccccgccccttgacctcttagccccacccaccggaagtcccgccccatgggttattacttccggggtcaaggctgccacatgaccggaagcaaggtgtgtcatgtgacacccaccccaccccttgacccctttaaccccaccccttgacctctgcccccccaccccaccccaccggaagtcctgccccatggggtattacttccagggtcaaggctgattttaaaataaaaccggttgttgccccttttcaaaagctcctttggttttagatagtctcacgtggtcgccttttcgattggtagagggcagtgggaggagttgttagagggttcacatgacataccttgcttccggtcacgtggcagccttgaccctggaagtaataccccatggggcaggacttccggtggggtggggtggggcagaggtcaaggggtggggttaaaggggtcaaggggtggggtgggtgtcacatgacacaccttgcttccggtcatgtggcagccttgaccccggaagtaataacccatggggcgggacttccggtgggtggggctaagaggtcaaggggcggggctgaggggtcaagggggcggggctaaggggtcaaggggcggggtcagggtttgattgatggtagggcccttatactaaaatgccagatttcatagattttagccaccacgtaccccttcgctatggctgcattcaattccacagtgcaccaagtccccaggatggccctctcctcgtcagtgtgggtgcacgtctcccgctgcacggtttccgcgcaggttcggcatagcgggaacataagcttgccgcccactctgacaggtaacaatgggaaaaagaggcctcgtggggggtacactttaacttttgcaattccaaaataatttgcaaggggtccaaatttgtcataaactatatcggggtgcccaaTAGggtagtctttggttttgtttacaaaagggtacaagctggtaaaatcataatagtggatttcttccccgggcttaggtttataatatagacggatggcgttcgtcctccccccaaaaagagcatccctaggcatgagaggctggggtaactgggctcggtttaaaaagctcgcaagctccctgtctgtttctttcatcaccacccactcgtgctcccaaagagtcctcactacaaaaccaagccgttttagatagtcggtcttgagctgcgtcttgtaataaagaaacccaaaagttgtccccgtcataggattttgtgctttttcacaatgacaggcgacacagccatgaaaaaaacacccattaaactcaaaggctatgtgtaccccgtcaatattggcataaccgtctaaaaagtaggggcctacctgtagttccccaccctgtaaagcgtgccgtatttgtatatgttctttttgagagatatacaacagccactggatagatggggtcgaatatctctttttctgtctgtgatagttgtctggagggagaagagctaccgtgttaggctccaaaaacataaacctgtacatagccatgcagacggatgccagcgttatgtaccggaacggatctatacacagttttatctcagtgaatttaccgggttctctctctactagatcgaccttctccgtcatattcataatttcttttctgtataggatacaagcctgtctcaaaatttttacatcctgctggcagtaatacgcaagctctttctgcaggtcaaaagtctcagagctgtggtcttgataccagtcgagaaactctgctttttccctgggcatcatgctttctacaccgtagtgctccacaccgggcataggccccacataattttgattttctaaagtgttaaaaaaatgtggaaaataccctttgcaaccttcaaaccccatcgcctgtgggagcttgctaagcttcatgggcaagaagtttaaagagtctataaaacgaatgccaagggccttaacttccacacacattagtttactgccctgagtgatcagttctatgcacatcttttccttcagtaactgtctaacgcagaaatacgcatcataacctttggaattgtgtgctaggaacgtgtagtcccggaactctttgccaataaaggtcttaacaaacatagaaagacattcgtcacccttaaattcccaggatttttccggctttagggacattgcaaaaatataattgggagtgtgcaacccagtctcctgcatgcattcaaaatcataaaaaatatacttttctgatgattcgggctttctaaggctgtccataaaacagaggtgaatgtctacatctccaacgatcaaaccctgacactgcttacagcgcctccctttacacctgtgctgcttgtccacgtatgcctgacacttaccgcacaaagttttagacaggcattcaacttggttttttgacgcacagttgacatgtctgtctaaacactctttggaccgacaatacagtttacagctaggacacctcagctgcacacccatgttgtcagagcatgttgcgctcaagcagagacggcaacgatacctgcaagaatggtcgtgactgtacaccatgtggcaaaactcacagtaattttttgctccgaacaactttttcacatccagaaccccatagtaatgttcattgtgcaacaggatgaaataagtcttagggtacacggggccccccgttttaaaaaaaccccagccacctttcaccgcatacagcaccacctgtatgttaactcctaaatgctgctcaaactttgctacgtcactgagcagaacctttttttgatctgaccaccccagtttctcgtgcaactttctcgcctctgctaacaattctgcatctgtaggtttatgaccggccatgacagccaagagccctcccgcaaaacatagattggtaccggtgtaagtcaggtctactaaacattgtctctttttatgaataatctgactactaaggatagaatttaaaactcttcgagcgcccccacccctattttttacaactgtcacaacaaggcgcaacgtcccatcgaaatgcaattctctattgctctgaagcagctttgaggtctggttcaagaaatcctcagcggacagctcatccctagttcttctgactgaaaacaaagggttagttaaacgacggctctctaaacgtaactgtacgtaatcatcagggcctaccctaccattaacatcatcaagaactagctgtatccctctgtgtatggcttcaacagcctgttgagctgaatttatttgctcaagatggacaaaacgaaactcctcacaatacaccgaccccccaaatctaggtaattcacgttgccaacttctcactctctccatatacacctctgcattttcagggttacttgggggttcctctacggaaccatcagtggcatcttctacatccgatactaattgagagtcagactctgagacgcctccgtgaggggcattgggagtcgatgggcctccgtctagagagcactctggggaattttctaaaccagagtctgatttcgcctccccattttcagacatgccagtttgagagcctctggtagggggcatctctttttgttttttttccctcattacctctttagccctttttaaaatttttacagcgaccctggcctggaattttttggcagccatctgtttatcccccaagcgccgtccgcccttttgtttacacacgagctgatgtgcacccttgagggtacccctttccacacctagtcatgcctgatcagagccaccctttccagcccccctttcttttaggccccctgaggattcagcgtccatcagttttctgaacaaagcgtcgtattttttccaaatctttttagaatgccgtagttttagactccccgaagatacagcgtccatcagttttctgaatgaagcatcaaactcttcccaaatactagaatatgggggatctttgtcagtccttagttttttattcacaacccctagagtgcctgctctgggtttgtgaatgtgtgtgtttctgcacacattcagagcccctagagtgcctactccgggtttgtgaatgtggacgttttcgctcacagttttctcagggcttggtgcggcggtggccactgaggaactggagttgtgtttgcatggttgcaataccttggcatcgcaggtgttttcaatccttgtttttttattcacaatccctagagcgcctgttccgggtttgtgaatgtgggcgttttcgctcacagttttctcagggcttggcgtggcggtggccgctgaggaactggagttgtctttgcatggatgttttttaccagagtgttttgttttgtccttgggtttgacgtaaatgaggtttggactgggctgatgcttcatctgcactcttgtgctgttttgcgttgataaaggtctcaaagcagattcctggttctttggtggttctcggggaggggtccttgtagctcccactacagccttgtcagaagggctgcatatgcctgcttggggcaggaggggggaaaaaaagcattttacaaaaatgtaactttgccagctttctcacccacacctatgtatgtacttaaaatacaaaacctcataaattaaccagactaataagcaaaatatatttacccggcttcatccatccatctgtcactgatacttgtgaatttttcttttcaattgtctctttcctttttcttttgagcatttttacccgctcaagttttgaccgtgctgtaaagcaaacaacattctaataaaacacatgaaactgtctagtaaactttaaaataaaataaaataatatccattagagtgttttttctatttaaaaaagtcatagctttaaaacaaaataatccatttcaggctgtacaacaatcacaggttttgagtttatttctaccactttgaaaacaaccccacaaatattttttttttttttaaaatacatctcattttgcaaagtaaaaaccctgctaattggaaacacaccatcaccatcagtttgtagacatatactttttaaaaaccgcctatgttttacacacacacacacacacacacacacacacacacacacagagagtttaaaacactgtttgcaacaaaatacttttcaataaacccacatgcttttaaaaagatccctggttgttctggcccccgccctgccccagccatgtgtgcttggggtctttggggtaagaaaaacaagccaaaatgttagttagtattagctcccaaatccctattcaacctatgtaatacctgaagttattaagcacaactacagttaaaaatggtttttaccttggcctggtgatgaactgcaacttaaagttactggctccatgctaaacagatcacactgcaatacagatatgcaccattatttactaagatagcatggccaaaaaatggcattatataatatatatatatattcagagttaaaaaaaaaaaaccagggaacatacctccacttgcagcccagcagcaattcaagagagtttctgttgaaagagacagtctccaagctacctgaggttttgttgtttttttttttacaccatcctaactcttttgtttcaaaatagttagcaggttgattggatcacccctccctagcattcccttttgtgatcgggggtggggaataagtttttctgcacaattgggctgcttttcttttttaagttcaaatactttttgttccccccaccctgtagggccttcttacagtaaccatttcaagtgaggggccctttgcagatatcaatgaatgtcttggggcttgtttttgtttttaaaaacatgttctttcatgcttaaagtttggtgggacggggggtgatttctagaaaaagtgccccgtggccttcaaccaactcctgggccatatttagactggcctatagcgttccaccaactccaggggttatatttaaactccccaatagcatctgcaaactcctgaggttttatttcatttcatattaatcagaactcaccatcctcacccacccacctcccttactatgggtgcacccccatcaaaattaaccctatggcaacaagggtgagtaatcacagtcaccctggctattcagtgagggggggggtggttaaacccgttcagttcaacagaataagtcaactctattgtactcaaccacatgtctgaaccatccccgtttgttttattgtaaacacatttttagggtatttttccccctcccacaacatacatttcagctttttttttttttttttttgctgtaaatgggtctctcttacacaaaagacacaagagctaggttctcacaaacaattttttttatttaaaagacatacagctccttcaaaacaaaccaagatgctccattaaaaaaagaaagaaagaaaaaaagactttaagctcccttaagggccagagaccttttaacagaaatacaaatagtcacaaagcccttttcaatagattttttttttaaatttacagctaccaagttttatatcgcatgtttggcacctcaccattttctaacttaatccttttagatttcttacaaatagcctttttcttaagcagggttctgtaactttttgtgcggaccagacggtcaatataacgctctaagcaggcatcttccggtttggtcattttctttaaaacatggtcagggtctccactgaattgcacagcatttatcaaggtcaccccttgtgctaaatgttcttgggttaggcatagacattgcatagcataacctatggcaatcacagtgtttaataagctttccaaacacagctcagcacacaggccccggagcttgcagtttatatccactgaagtccaagtcacacagtcatggtgccgctggcctggtgcatctatgacacagccctcacaatcttcaaaaagcttttccctaagacagtgattaagaacagaataaacagcaacgcgtacaatagtctgcatgactttgttacgctcacgacgtggcactggctcagtcagttccatgccaagcctcctcctaaactcctcatagccgtcatcctcggagtcctcttcaacattttgtattggcgttgagcaaaaacaaggtgggcccggttcatcttcgctgcttggtgcaacgctgtccagagtctctgggtcctctagaaaggcatcattgagctgttgagagatttttttcaaaaaagaaacagcgtaagcaccccactgctcggtttttgatttacacaatccctggttcctagccccgttacaaccccatcccgaccgtcacttcttaagcattcatttacctgagcgttcatcttgtccactagtgacttccccgagctgcgatcaccttcctcctcccggggggtggccaacaagaggccatcacgctcatcgtggggccccacaagcggctgggtttcagggtccggggtatccatcaatggctgggccaaagggctcccctcaattgcccccccctcctcctcggaactgtcgctgatgtagcgctttctccgcggtttgttgaaggccctcggggctaaaacaaagtccgaagttctcacgggggtggtgaaggagtccatgtttccacgatttctaaaacacgcgctcttggtaaaagacagcctcttctgcccgacgctgggccttatggggtgatggtgctgcgctctgattggcagaggggtcatacgcccctcttctggatggttcaccccatcccagaacctgccctattttggtcaaatctgctctcgggccggcctgattggtagaggttggtgggaggagttgttagaggggtcacacgaatcatttccggacgggtcaccccgcccccggaactcatcctaattggtcaaatctcctcttggtcctatcggaacaaaacccctcctgattggtagcggggtggggggaggagttgttagaggggtcacaagacccacttccagagaggacacccccaccccggaactcgccctgattggtcaaagctcctctctgggtggtcctacggggcaaaacccatcctgattggtggtggggggggggaggagttgttagaggggtcacaagacccacttccggagaggacacccccctccggaactcgccctgattggtcaaagctcctcttgggggggaagtcctacggggcgaaacccatcctgattggtagagggcagtgggaggagttgttagagggttcacatgacataccttgcttccggtcacgtggcagccttgaccctggaagtaataccccatggggcaggacttccggtggggtggggggcagaggtcaaggggtggggttaaaggggtcaaggggtggggtgggtgtcacatgacacaccttgcttccggtcatgtggcagccttgaccccggaagtaataacccatggggcgggacttccggtgggtggggctaagaggtcaaggggcggggctgaggggtcaagggggcggggctaaggggtcaaggggcggggtcagggtttgattgatggtagggcccttatactaagttgtcacggagtgcccgggcgatgctctggaactgctccccatgaagccagtcaggactctggggcagtcgccttccggtgagcagcctgtccgcagggcaaacagctcacacggcttccaccttcctgggtctgacctcggagcattcagcatcctctgcccctccgtgtgcttcccacagcgagaccgctcaggcggggctcctggggaagccagagggtcctgcaccccaactccgcagtcagacgggactctcagccagccagtaaaacagaggtttattagacgacaggaacatggtctaaaacagagcttgcaggtgcagagaacaggacccctcagctgggtccattttggagggcagtgagccagacaaccacgtctgcacttcactccatgtcctagccagcctccaaactgaaactccctccagcccctcctcctctgggctttgttcctttcccaggccaggaggtcacctgattcctttgttctccaaccctttagctctcaccttgcaggggggaagggtccaggccatcagttgccaggaaacagggtgtcggccattctctgtgtccagacccctgcacacacctgccctctagggctctgcagtgatcatacacccttaccccaccacctagatacttaagaactgcataagggaaattgaggcacccccacaatattcagaggaaccattaagaacagtcccacttcgtcacatctctccccccttcgagatcgaactgagcggggtcactctaggcggtgacctggggaagttcgaagccaccaacgttcccatggatgccccagcgtctctgccattccttggtaggagttacaccaggcccttccagtttcacgccctcccttaggtcgggggtggtcgatagcactcgcaggccgcatgtgggaaggtttctgcggcccgccctttggccaccccaaaaccccagggggtcaaacttggattgggtcttctccccaacaagctggccaaacacagccacttggttataggactgtttaagtttcttaacagctttcactccatctgagaccttctcaaagctatccacactgggtctttcaacaggacagtcagtggatccattcacaacagaaaatttctggctgttaggaactgaaactttcttgattaaatcactttcacacccttcagttgcagtaaactgcttgcaaagactccatgaggattcctttccctagggcttttctatgcaacaattcacccctcccagaaattctgctcttaccctctttacctagggcttgctctagaggaacacgttcctgagcaacaacagactctttctgggtctcccttacatccagaattacctatggcccgtccggtggattcctacacaatcccctttcaggcaaactgacagacttcctagataaatggtcagaagccttctccttccctttgccacacacaagttcaggaatcttttccttcttgctacaggtttccacaccctccataggtaacacaatcacatcaccttcacgctctccttgtgccctggctaggatctcaccctgattagacagagttgcgacaccctttcccaaccacacacgagcaacaggcaaaatacaagcaccagaattgtctggtctctgggattttacatagacactaactggatgcgacctagttacagggccattctcctgagcagacacaaacttaggaccattcccttcctgggctttagctgaatccagaaccagctctgagacaactgcacaacgctcaaccatcacaggctgcaaggccccttctgtctgctccacagaccaagaagagccggacacactttctcctttaccagacacacagcttgggatctcattccccttgtcccagcacacaaggctggtcacagacacctgcttggagatcagggtagctccctccacaggcaagtcaatacctctgacaggcacaggcacgtttccttcactgtcccaattctccacccagctaacaggtaaggtccagggacactcatcttccactctcctcgccttcccaccctgctgactggacaaagccatcagatcacaaggctgcctaggctcatccaaactttccttaccaagcaccttgccactccccacagatcccctcccctgcctgtgtctccccccactcagctggggtctcagctccccctgtgctcagcgctgcccttgctgtgccagtgggggtaggcagcgagctcgctgctttcctcactgcatcagagccagcgtgagccccctctccggagtg is a window of Natator depressus isolate rNatDep1 chromosome 15, rNatDep2.hap1, whole genome shotgun sequence DNA encoding:
- the LOC141999374 gene encoding uncharacterized protein LOC141999374 isoform X2 → MEPVTLSCSSSPGQARSKLERVKMLKRKRKETIEKKNSQVSVTDGWMKPGICSPSDKAVVGATRTPPREPPKNQESALRPLSTQNSTRVQMKHQPSPNLIYVKPKDKTKHSGKKHPCKDNSSSSAATATPSPEKTVSENAHIHKPGTGALGIVNKKTRIENTCDAKVLQPCKHNSSSSVATAAPSPEKTVSENVHIHKPGVGTLGALNVCRNTHIHKPRAGTLGVVNKKLRTDKDPPYSSIWEEFDASFRKLMDAVSSGSLKLRHSKKIWKKYDALFRKLMDAESSGGLKERGAGKGGSDQA
- the LOC141999374 gene encoding uncharacterized protein LOC141999374 isoform X1, producing the protein MEPVTLSCSSSPGQARSKLERVKMLKRKRKETIEKKNSQVSVTDGWMKPAGICSPSDKAVVGATRTPPREPPKNQESALRPLSTQNSTRVQMKHQPSPNLIYVKPKDKTKHSGKKHPCKDNSSSSAATATPSPEKTVSENAHIHKPGTGALGIVNKKTRIENTCDAKVLQPCKHNSSSSVATAAPSPEKTVSENVHIHKPGVGTLGALNVCRNTHIHKPRAGTLGVVNKKLRTDKDPPYSSIWEEFDASFRKLMDAVSSGSLKLRHSKKIWKKYDALFRKLMDAESSGGLKERGAGKGGSDQA